The following proteins are encoded in a genomic region of Streptomyces gobiensis:
- a CDS encoding GntR family transcriptional regulator: MIRRDPEMSGGGSSSRQPKYRRIADELKSAIASGAYGPGDRLPGENDLMAAHGVARMTARQALSVLQSEGITEARKGAGVFVRSFRPIRRRGSRRVAQQQWGTGRSIWAADAEGRDVGVDLLSVTEEPAPDAIAVVLDVEPGAAAWVRRRRYILDGKPVLLATSYFPGGLVAGSAITREDTGPGGVYARLAELGLGPVRFREEIRSRMPTADEADQLHLTAGAPVVLVCRTAFTEEGHAVEVNEMTLDANSYVLEYDFDA; the protein is encoded by the coding sequence ATGATCAGGAGGGATCCAGAGATGTCCGGTGGCGGCAGCAGCAGCCGACAGCCCAAGTACCGCCGCATCGCCGACGAGCTCAAGTCAGCGATCGCCAGCGGCGCGTATGGGCCCGGCGACCGGTTGCCCGGTGAGAACGATCTGATGGCTGCCCATGGAGTCGCCCGGATGACCGCGCGGCAGGCTCTCAGCGTTCTGCAGAGCGAGGGCATCACCGAGGCCCGTAAGGGAGCTGGGGTGTTCGTCCGTTCCTTCCGTCCCATCCGACGGCGCGGGTCACGGCGAGTCGCGCAGCAGCAGTGGGGCACGGGACGGTCCATCTGGGCCGCCGACGCTGAGGGTCGTGATGTCGGGGTGGACCTGCTGAGCGTCACTGAGGAACCGGCGCCGGATGCCATCGCTGTCGTCCTCGATGTGGAGCCCGGTGCGGCCGCGTGGGTCCGTAGGCGGCGTTACATACTCGACGGCAAGCCCGTGTTGCTGGCTACTTCGTACTTTCCCGGCGGCTTGGTCGCCGGATCGGCCATCACCCGTGAGGACACCGGCCCTGGCGGGGTGTATGCCCGGCTCGCTGAGCTTGGTCTCGGACCTGTGCGCTTCCGGGAGGAAATCCGCTCCCGTATGCCCACTGCGGACGAAGCCGACCAGCTCCACCTCACCGCTGGTGCCCCGGTAGTGCTCGTTTGCCGTACCGCGTTCACCGAAGAGGGCCACGCCGTAGAAGTCAATGAGATGACCCTCGACGCCAACTCCTACGTCCTTGAGTACGACTTCGACGCCTGA